A region from the Aegilops tauschii subsp. strangulata cultivar AL8/78 chromosome 5, Aet v6.0, whole genome shotgun sequence genome encodes:
- the LOC109761106 gene encoding 28 kDa ribonucleoprotein, chloroplastic: protein MAMASSTTASVAAASLRALAGASPAPLPKPFLVLLSPAPPRRLGLGLRAARPRGPLAPLASSDSFFETSAAVDVAEPEDEAVAEEEPAVAEEEEDVAAEEEVEEVGEYVEPPEEAKVYVGNLPYDVDSERLAQLFEQAGVVEVSEVIYNRETDQSRGFGFVTMSTIEEAEKAVEMFHRYDVNGRLLTVNKAAPRGARVERPPRDSGSSFRIYVGNLPWQVDDSRLVELFSEHGKVVDARVVYDRDTGRSRGFGFVTMASQPELDDAIAALDGQSLEGRALRVNVAEERPPRRF, encoded by the exons ATGGCGATGGCGTCCTCCACCACCGCCTCCGTCGCCGCGGCGTCCCTCCGCGCgctcgccggcgcctccccgGCCCCGCTCCCGAAGCCGTTCCTCGTGCTGCTCTCCCCGGCGCCCCCgcgccgcctcggcctcggcctccGCGCCGCCCGCCCGCGCGGCCCGCTCGCCCCGCTCGCCTCCTCCGACTCCTTTTTCGAGACCTCCGCGGCCGTCGACGTCGCCGAGCCGGAGGACGAGGCCGTCGCGGAGGAGGAGCCGGCcgtggccgaggaggaggaggacgtggcagcggaggaggaggtggaggaggtcgGGGAGTACGTGGAGCCGCCGGAGGAGGCCAAGGTGTACGTCGGCAACCTGCCCTACGACGTGGACAGCGAGCGCCTCGCGCAGCTCTTCGAGCAGGCCGGCGTCGTCGAGGTCTCCGAG GTCATTTATAACAGGGAAACAGACCAGAGCCGTGGATTTGGGTTTGTCACCATGAGTACCATTGAGGAGGCTGAGAAGGCCGTGGAGATGTTCCATCGCTAT GACGTGAACGGGAGGCTGTTGACTGTAAACAAGGCAGCTCCTAGAGGCGCCCGGGTGGAAAGGCCTCCCCGTGATTCCGGGTCTTCATTCAGGATCTACGTGGGCAACCTGCCATGGCAAGTGGACGACTCTAGGTTGGTAGAGCTGTTCAGCGAGCACGGCAAAGTTGTCGATGCCAGGGTTGTCTACGACAGAGACACTGGGCGCTCACGGGGATTTGGTTTCGTGACAATGGCATCACAGCCGGAACTTGATGATGCCATCGCTGCCCTCGATGGACAG AGCTTGGAGGGGCGTGCTCTGCGGGTGAACGTTGCGGAGGAGCGGCCACCACGGAGGTTCTAA